One genomic region from Rosa rugosa chromosome 1, drRosRugo1.1, whole genome shotgun sequence encodes:
- the LOC133739248 gene encoding aldehyde dehydrogenase family 7 member A1-like isoform X2: MQRRFNFPHAQTLQFFSLSSRFNSEKKTEFMGKIVLATENPGGFINGKWKAIGPVISTFNPADNQEIAKVTEVSIEDYEEGICACCEASKLWKSTKLTRKRAFFCYVFIPNLWSCQSFCLS; the protein is encoded by the exons ATGCAGAGACGATTCAATTTTCCCCACGCACAAACGCTCCAATTCTTCTCTTTGTCTTCTCGCTTCAATTCGGAG AAAAAGACTGAATTTATGGGGAAGATCGTCTTGGCTACGGAAAATCCTGGTGGGTTCATTAATGGCAAGTGGAAGGCAATTGGCCCAGTTATCTCTACTTTCAATCCCGCAGACAATCAG GAAATTGCTAAGGTCACAGAAGTGTCTATAGAGGATTATGAGGAGGGCATTTGTGCTTGCTGTGAAGCATCCAAGTTATGGAAGAGT ACAAAACTCACAAGGAAGAGAGCCtttttttgttatgtttttaTACCTAATTTGTGGTCCTGTCAAAGCTTTTGTTTATCATGA
- the LOC133724383 gene encoding uncharacterized protein LOC133724383 translates to MPNPRQECWKDAVDIALCIAVVTVGEDGSKGTSQEKKRLWEHVHEVYETCKPAGGVVRLGGGCDGRWKKIRPACQRWRQALNKAALLRGSGDNATDELLQAKSIYRTLAKGEEFAFEHCWPILKDTKKFSNPPGMNVGSSSFPTSINLEDDGTPASDSPSSSNVHARPLGQKAQKAAKKKSRQDETGELLLQMQRIADQGERDLEYRLRLREETKLAEQHAEDARTMKVDPSIFTPKKRSYWERKQAQIIEREEQSSSAGAFRQPSFSPVQENTPHSEDDSNLDLYVPVQETQWMGGN, encoded by the exons ATGCCTAACCCAAGACAAGAGTGTTGGAAGGATGCCGTAGATATAGCCTTGTGCATAGCTGTAGTTACCGTTGGTGAAGACGGCTCTAAGGGTACTagtcaagagaaaaaaagattGTGGGAGCATGTACATGAAGTATACGAGACTTGCAAGCCTGCCGGAGGCGTGGTTAGATTGGGAGGAGGGTGTGACGGTCGTTGGAAAAAGATTAGACCGGCATGCCAAAGATGGCGTCAAGCTCTTAACAAAGCGGCACTTCTTCGAGGAAGTGGTGATAACGCCACCGACGAG TTATTACAAGCTAAGTCAATATATCGTACCTTAGCTAAAGGAGAGGAGTTTGCGTTTGAGCATTGTTGGCCAATATTAAAGGATACAAAAAAGTTTAGCAATCCTCCGGGCATGAATGTCGGTAGCTCAAGTTTTCCTACCTCTATCAACTTAGAGGATGACGGCACTCCCGCGAGTGACTCCCCAAGCTCTTCAAATGTACATGCACGCCCCCTAGGTCAAAAAGCACAGAAGGCTGCTAAGAAAAAATCCAGGCAAGACGAAACAGGTGAACTCTTATTGCAAATGCAAAGGATTGCAGACCAAGGAGAGCGCGATCTCGAATACAGGCTGCGACTCAGGGAGGAGACTAAATTAGCTGAGCAGCACGCGGAAGATGCTCGCACAATGAAAGTGGATCCGTCAATTTTCACACCCAAAAAAAGGAGTTATTGGGAGAGGAAGCAAGCACAGATTATTGAGAGGGAGGAACAAAGCTCTAGTGCTGGTGCATTTCGTCAACCCTCCTTTTCTCCAGTTCAAGAAAATACACCACATAGTGAAGATGACTCTAACTTGGACCTCTACGTGCCAGTTCAAGAGACTCAATGGATGGGGGGAAATTAG
- the LOC133739248 gene encoding uncharacterized protein LOC133739248 isoform X1, which produces MEAHWRSHSPLTNAKQPSTLPLECRDDSIFPTHKRSNSSLCLLASIRRKRLNLWGRSSWLRKILVGSLMASGRQLAQLSLLSIPQTIRQNSQGREPFFVMFLYLICGPVKAFVYHEAEEEDNDDHDRPVSVKVMSCECCLPLLFKTSTLIYRDGRREDYCAVMYVKLPLGLLMNTRNFVSFILIFM; this is translated from the exons ATGGAAGCACATTGGAGAAGCCACTCTCCACTGACAAACGCAAAACAACCTTCGACGCTTCCATTGGAATGCAGAGACGATTCAATTTTCCCCACGCACAAACGCTCCAATTCTTCTCTTTGTCTTCTCGCTTCAATTCGGAG AAAAAGACTGAATTTATGGGGAAGATCGTCTTGGCTACGGAAAATCCTGGTGGGTTCATTAATGGCAAGTGGAAGGCAATTGGCCCAGTTATCTCTACTTTCAATCCCGCAGACAATCAG ACAAAACTCACAAGGAAGAGAGCCtttttttgttatgtttttaTACCTAATTTGTGGTCCTGTCAAAGCTTTTGTTTATCATGAAGCTGAGGAAGAAGACAATGATGATCATGATCGACCAGTTTCTGTGAAAGTTATGTCTTGTGAATGTTGCCTTCCTTtattgttcaaaacaagcactCTAATTTATAGGGATGGTAGGAGGGAAGACTATTGTGCAGTAATGTATGTCAAGCTGCCCCTAGGATTGCTTATGAATACAAGGAATTTCGTTAGTTTCATTCTAATCTTTATGTAG
- the LOC133725070 gene encoding uncharacterized protein LOC133725070, producing MNRLRKLLMQEEEDAITRNRQRALVMQAASSHILRIQEEESQWGGSQPGRQYIARDREAMDRRLKALYFTSPCRFQGDIFRRRYRMRPHVFDQMMHDVANHDPYFVQTDDASGRVGLSTEQKLTCAMRMLAYGLPADLCDEFLDVAESTALEILSHFTRAIWNVYHDHYLRQPTPADLQRLLNVADKRGFPGMVGSLDCMHWQWKNCPTSWQGHFTGYKGKPTIILEAVASYDAWIWHAYFGLPGSLNDINVLGMSPLFNEICTGEAPRVSYHVGDREYGQCYYLVDGIYPKWGSFVKAIRNPITPEQAHFTKMQESYRKDVERAFGILQARFAIVRGPARGWDREDLSYIMMTCIILHNMIVDDEREEDEESSFDPDDIPTRPRKAQIYERYEDDHEVERNRPELEEFLTRYQGVRCPIVHRALQGDLVNHLWNMKLQAERNRR from the coding sequence ATGAATAGGCTCCGGAAATTGCTGAtgcaagaggaagaagatgccATTACAAGAAATCGTCAAAGAGCCCTGGTGATGCAGGCAGCTTCCTCTCATATCTTGAGGATCCAAGAGGAAGAATCACAGTGGGGTGGTTCACAGCCCGGGCGCCAGTACATCGCAAGAGATCGAGAAGCTATGGATCGACGACTGAAAGCTCTATACTTCACTTCACCGTGCAGGTTCCAGGGCGATATATTTCGCAGAAGGTACAGAATGCGACCTCATGTGTTTGACCAAATGATGCATGATGTTGCCAACCACGATCCGTACTTTGTGCAAACTGATGATGCCTCCGGCAGAGTTGGTTTGTCTACCGAACAAAAGCTGACTTGTGCTATGAGGATGCTTGCTTACGGGCTTCCGGCCGACCTGTGTGATGAGTTTCTAGACGTAGCTGAATCTACAGCTTTGGAGATCTTGTCGCACTTTACTAGAGCAATCTGGAATGTGTACCACGATCATTACCTTCGTCAACCAACTCCGGCAGATTTGCAGCGGTTGCTCAATGTTGCCGACAAAAGGGGGTTCCCCGGAATGGTGGGAAGTCTCGATTGTATGCACTGGCAGTGGAAAAACTGCCCAACCTCATGGCAAGGGCACTTCACTGGTTATAAGGGAAAACCCACAATCATTCTGGAGGCGGTCGCATCATACGATGCTTGGATTTGGCACGCCTATTTCGGACTTCCAGGTTCCCTTAATGATATTAATGTACTTGGAATGTCTCCATTATTCAACGAAATATGCACAGGTGAGGCTCCTCGAGTTTCGTACCATGTAGGTGATAGAGAATATGGCCAATGCTACTACCTAGTCGATGGGATCTATCCTAAATGGGGATCTTTTGTGAAAGCAATTAGAAATCCAATTACGCCAGAGCAAGCTCATTTTACAAAGATGCAGGAGTCTTACAGAAAAGACGTGGAGAGGGCTTTTGGCATTCTCCAAGCTCGTTTTGCAATAGTAAGAGGACCCGCCCGTGGATGGGATAGAGAGGATCTATCATACATCATGATGACCTGCATTATTTTGCACAACATGATTGTCGATGATGAgcgtgaagaagatgaagagtcGTCTTTTGACCCCGATGATATCCCCACCAGACCAAGGAAAGCACAAATATATGAGAGGTATGAGGATGATCATGAGGTTGAGCGCAACCGTCCTGAACTTGAGGAGTTCCTGACCCGTTACCAGGGGGTTAGATGTCCAATTGTGCATAGAGCCCTTCAAGGAGATTTGGTTAATCACCTCTGGAACATGAAGCTGCAAGCAGAGCGGAACCGCAGATGA